The region CGCGAACGATCAAGCCCAAGCTGATAGCCATGAGGCAAATAATCACAGAGCTACCAAGCCGCGTCACAACCAGAATAATATGTCCTCCCTCGAGTTGAggtggctgctgctgcggaagtccTCCCTGGAGCTGGATCCGTGTCTTTTAATCGGTATATGAGCCATCACTTCCAAGAATAGTATGTAGCGGTGGACGGAGCGAATAAGGTTTCTAATCCGAAGTATTCCAGGATTTATATATAGCAGTAATGAAAAGGCAGCTAGCCTTTGTTTGTTCGATTTCTTGGACTTCGACGATGGAGGGAGAGGAGGATGACGACCGCATCAGCCATCTCCCCGACTGCCTGCTGGGCAACATCGTCTCCCTCCTCCCCGTCAAGAACGCAGCCTGCACCATGCTTCTCTCCCGCCGCTGGCGGCACATCTGGCCGTCGGTGCCGCTCGACCTATACCGGCCTTGACGGCAGCAACAGGAATCTTGGCTCCCACGGCCCGTCAATCCTGCGCATCCTTTCCTCCCACGGCGATGGGCCCATCCGTCGCTTCCACGCCACCATCTCCGCGCACAAGGCGACCTCTAGCTGGCTACAAATCCTATCCAACCAGCGCATCGACGACAGCCTCGTGCTCAAGTTCGTGCCGCACGCCGCGCACCCGCCGCTCCCCCGCGACCTCCTACGGCCCAGCGCCGGCGTCCTCCGCCATCTGGAGCTGCACTGCTGCTGCCTCGACCATCAGCCTGGAGTAGCTCCGCCTTTGCAGAGCCTGCATTACCTTCACTTGTCCAACGTGGTGATCCCCGAGGCGTCGTTGCACTCCATGATCGCCGGCTGTCTAGCCCTGCGGAAGCTAGAGCTCTTCAGGGTCCATAACCTTCGCCGCCTCGTCCCTTGCTCACGTACCCTCGTCGAGGTGTACATCAGGCCACACGTCCCGCTTGAAGAGGTATCTTTCCGTGGAACACCTAACCTTGAGAACATTGTGCTCTTATATGCCGACATATGGCGGCTAAAAAATGTCCCGACATCTTTGTAAAAGATGCCCTTCCTCCTAAGGTCCGAAAGGTTGCTCTCACGCTTCCAATGCTGCACTCGCCCAACTTTGTGATTACGCCTAAGGTATATATATGCCTACatgattagctttgatttgtggggTCCCATGTGCATATAAAATTCATGCaagtgtttttatttttattttttgtgatgCAGAGGCCAGTATCCATCATTACAACACTTATCCTCAACATGAAATTTAGTGATGGTGAAGAACTGAGGAAGGCTGCCAACATGTTAGGCTTGTTCCCCTGTTTGCAAGTTCTTCAGATTTGGGTATGCAATGCCCTTCTCAAGTTTCGTCGTTTATTTTTCTAGACTAAAGGAGCCTGGCTTAAATTAAACCATTTGCCAAATTCTCTCTGTGTATTTACCAACAAATTAAGTTTTCCTTAAATCACCACTAGATATTTTGTTTTCATTTATTTGCATGTTTGTCTCGAAAATTTATTTTCTATCTAGGCAAAGTATACTACTCCTTAATCGGTATCTAGTTTTACTGAAATCACCACTAGATATTTAGTGTTCATTCTAAGTTTGGAGAACTAACTGTAGATCTGATCATTCGATTGCTTTAGGCAAGTTTTAGAGGCACCCCTTACTAATCTAAGTTGGCAAGTACGTCATCAGAGTTTAGCTCAAATATGTCTTAAAATGCTAGGTAAACTTAATATGCATGGTGCACAAGCTCGGGATAGGATTTTTCCTTCCTTTATCTTTCACACGCATTACATTCCTGTGTTCACTTACTTTCTTTTTTAAAAATCCATTTTTCTGATATTTTTGGAAAGAAAATTCAGTGCACAAGTAGTCTGTTGAA is a window of Triticum dicoccoides isolate Atlit2015 ecotype Zavitan chromosome 2B, WEW_v2.0, whole genome shotgun sequence DNA encoding:
- the LOC119367128 gene encoding uncharacterized protein LOC119367128 codes for the protein MAAKKCPDIFVKDALPPKVRKVALTLPMLHSPNFVITPKRPVSIITTLILNMKFSDGEELRKAANMLGLFPCLQVLQIWCLAFEWTDKHAFGQWQPAADTITCLNERLKYVELHGYYGTTGEVQFAGFLMAGAKALRAMHANTAR